The genomic stretch TCACGGCGATCGGGTCACCCTCTTCCAGCCGCAGTTCAGGGTTGAATCCGGCCTCGCGAAAACGCTCGGCGAACTTCTCCAGGAACTTGTACCCGGCCTCGCGGGCCCGCTCGCGGATGCTGGCCAGCTGCGGTTCCGGGATCGCCCGGTAGGAAAGCTTGTCCTCCAGCACGTGCAGCAGGGTGATCCGGTCGGGGAACCGGGTGCGGTTGCCGAGAAATCCGCTGATCGCTTTTTCCGTGGTTTCCGAGTCGTCGACCGGAATAAGAATCCGTGCGTTCATAGCTACCTCCTCAAGTAGGTCATTATACCACCTGGACCCGGTTCAACCGAACGGTCAACCGTACACCAGCCGCGGCAGGAACAGCACCAGGTCCGACCAGTAGGTCAACACCATGAGGATCGCGATCTGGATCACCAGAAAGGGAATGACCGAGCGGGAGACATAGAGCAGGTTGCGATCGACAGTAGCCCCGGAAATGTAAAGGCTGACGCCCAGCGGCGGGGTGCAGTAGCCGATGCCGAGGTTGATGGTCATCAGCAGCCCGAAATGCATGGTGTCGATACCGAACTGCGACAGCAGCGGCAGAAAAATCGGGGTCAGGATCAGGGTCGCCGAAATGATATCCATGAACATGCCGACAATCAGCAGCAGGATATTGACCGCCAGCAGGAACACCCAGGGCGACTGGATGTGACTGACCACCGCTTCGGCAATCTGGTTCGGGATCTGCTCGAAGGTGAGAAATTCACCGAACACCGACGCCCCGGCGACGATCACCAGCAGGGTCGCGGAGGTCACTGCGGAGGAGACCACCACCTGCTTGACGTCACTCAGCTTCATGTCCTTGTGAATGAAGATCTCGACGAAGAAGGCGTAGAAGCAGGCAACCACCGCCGCCTCGTTGGCGGTGAAGATGCCGGAATAGATGCCGCCGAAGATCAGCACCGGCAGGAACAGCGCCCAGGCGCTCTCCCGCAGGGTGGCCATCGCCTCCTTGAAGCTCGGCCGGGGCATGGTCTTGGTCCCCTTGCGGCGGCAGAAGAAGTAGGCGTAGAGGCTCATCGCCAGGATGATCATCACCCCGGGGATGAAACCGGTCAGAAACAGCGCCTCCAGCCGATCGTTGCTGATCATCGAGTAGAGGATCATCGAAATCGACGGCGGGATGATGATGCCGAGGATTGGTGCGGTGGTCATGATGCCGACCGAAAATTCCTCGTCGTAGCCGTTCTCGATCAGCGCCGGAATCATGAAACCGCCGATCGCCACCACCGTGGCGACGGTCGAGCCGGAGATGGCGCCGAAGAAACCGCAGGCGAGGACGCCGGCCATGGCCAGCCCGCCGGGCAGAAAGCCGACCAGGGTATTGGCGGTCTTGATCAGCTTCTGGACAATGCTGCCGGTGGTCATGACATTGCCGCAGAGGATAAAGAACAAGACCACCGCCAGGGCGAACTTGTCCATGCTCCGGTAGAGCACTTCAATGGCGATCTGCGGATCAATACCGACGATCAGCACCAATCCGACCAGGCCGGTAAAGAACAGCGCCAGAAATACCGGCACCGTCGAACCGAGCAGGCCGAGCAGCAGAAACAGGATAATCAGGTCATTACTGTCCATATCGGTAACGGGCAGACGCGTCAGCAGCCGTTCGGGTGACAACCCCGAAAAGCGCTAGCCTGCCTTCGACTCCTTCCAGTCTTCAACCATGACAAGCAGGGTGCGAAAAAACATCATCGCGCCCATCAGCGGCAGCACCGCGTAGAAGATCCACTCCGGAATCTGCAGGCTGGCGGTGCGGGCGAACTCGTCCTCGTACATCATCACCGTCATCTGCCAACCGAGCCGGACCATCAGGGCTGAAAAAACCAGCACCGCCAGGTTGGCAAACATGGTCAGCGGCAATTTCAGTTTCGGCAGCATCTGCGGCAGGGCGTCAATCCGGATCAGCGACCGGCTCCGCACCGCGGCAATGCAGCCGATATAGGTCGAGAAGTAGATGGTCTTGCGCACCACCTCATCCGACCAGTAGAGATTGACATCGGCGGTCGCCTTGCGCAGGATCACGTTGGCCAGCGCCACCAGCAGGGCGACCATCACCGCCATGAAAAGGGACCATTCTTCAAACCATCGGAAAACCCGGTCGACAGTCTGAAAGGTTTTTTTCAACATCGTCCACCTCGATTACCTGAATCCGTGGGTTTGTGCCGGATGAAGAGTGTAAGTGCTTGGCCTGAATGTGGTTTCCAAAAATCTGAGGCGCACCCATAGGTTCGCCGGTGATTTTTTGGAAGCGCAGGCAGGTCAATGACTTGCGCTATTCGCCGGTGACAAGCTCACTGATTCAGGGGTTAAAAAAGGGGTCGGAGAACCGAGCTCTCCGACCCCGCTCAACTCTGGATTGAATCAACAGATATGCGGCTCAGTCCCCGAGGGTACTGCGCACCTTGGCCAGATAGTCGATGCCGATCTTCTTGCCCCACTTGGCGTAAACCGGCTGGGCCTTCTTGATCAGTTCGGCCTTGTCGGCAGCCGACAGGGTGATGAACTCGATGCCGGCGGCCTTGGCCTTGGCAATCTGGTCGGCCTGCTGCTTGCGGGTCAGCTCACGGGTCTTGGCGCTCTCCTCCTTGATGGTGTCGAGCAGGATGGTCTGCAGGTCCTTCGGCAGCTTGTTGAACCAGCGCTTGTTGATCAGGTGAATGAACAGCCCCTGGGCGTAATTCAACTCGGTGAAGTACTTGGCAATGGTGAATTTCTTGGTGATGTTGCAGACGATGGCGGTGTGGTCGAGGCCGTTGATAACGCCGGTCTGCAGCGCCTGCGGAACATCCGGCCAGGGCAGCACAGTGAATTTCAGGCCCCAGGCCTTGTAAATATCGGCGTTGACCGGCGCCTGGGCGATACGGAAGTTGACCTTCTTGGCGTCGGCGAGGTTGCGCACCGGGGTGGTGGTGGCCCAGCCGTAGGTACCGTAACCGGTGATGTCGGCAACCAGCAGCCCCTGGTTCTGGGCGCTGTTGGAGTAGGGGACCCAGAGATCCGGATCATTGCGGAACTTTTCCAGCTTGTCGAAGGTATCGACCACGTAGGGCAGGTTGACGATCCCGAGACGGTCGGAAATGTTGGCCGCCGCGACCGACGAGGCCATCATCCCCTGCACGGCGCCGAGCTTGAGCTTGGCGATAACGTCCTTCTCCCCGCCGAGCTGGGCCAGCGGACGGAAATCAACGTAGAGACGACCGCCCGACTTCTTCCAGACCGCGTCACGAATCCGGTAGCCGACGGCGATACCCTCGATAACCGGGTGCGAAATGTT from Geothermobacter hydrogeniphilus encodes the following:
- a CDS encoding TRAP transporter small permease, giving the protein MLKKTFQTVDRVFRWFEEWSLFMAVMVALLVALANVILRKATADVNLYWSDEVVRKTIYFSTYIGCIAAVRSRSLIRIDALPQMLPKLKLPLTMFANLAVLVFSALMVRLGWQMTVMMYEDEFARTASLQIPEWIFYAVLPLMGAMMFFRTLLVMVEDWKESKAG
- a CDS encoding universal stress protein, coding for MNARILIPVDDSETTEKAISGFLGNRTRFPDRITLLHVLEDKLSYRAIPEPQLASIRERAREAGYKFLEKFAERFREAGFNPELRLEEGDPIAVIKKIDAEEEIFLLVMARHEGGGEVSDILFGSITNAAMHKVNCPMLLF
- a CDS encoding TRAP transporter large permease, translating into MDSNDLIILFLLLGLLGSTVPVFLALFFTGLVGLVLIVGIDPQIAIEVLYRSMDKFALAVVLFFILCGNVMTTGSIVQKLIKTANTLVGFLPGGLAMAGVLACGFFGAISGSTVATVVAIGGFMIPALIENGYDEEFSVGIMTTAPILGIIIPPSISMILYSMISNDRLEALFLTGFIPGVMIILAMSLYAYFFCRRKGTKTMPRPSFKEAMATLRESAWALFLPVLIFGGIYSGIFTANEAAVVACFYAFFVEIFIHKDMKLSDVKQVVVSSAVTSATLLVIVAGASVFGEFLTFEQIPNQIAEAVVSHIQSPWVFLLAVNILLLIVGMFMDIISATLILTPIFLPLLSQFGIDTMHFGLLMTINLGIGYCTPPLGVSLYISGATVDRNLLYVSRSVIPFLVIQIAILMVLTYWSDLVLFLPRLVYG
- a CDS encoding TRAP transporter substrate-binding protein, which gives rise to MKRTSVLIALLVVVLLAAPSFAAGKKKDPLAAWKPKFDPSGAKYTYILSNISHPVIEGIAVGYRIRDAVWKKSGGRLYVDFRPLAQLGGEKDVIAKLKLGAVQGMMASSVAAANISDRLGIVNLPYVVDTFDKLEKFRNDPDLWVPYSNSAQNQGLLVADITGYGTYGWATTTPVRNLADAKKVNFRIAQAPVNADIYKAWGLKFTVLPWPDVPQALQTGVINGLDHTAIVCNITKKFTIAKYFTELNYAQGLFIHLINKRWFNKLPKDLQTILLDTIKEESAKTRELTRKQQADQIAKAKAAGIEFITLSAADKAELIKKAQPVYAKWGKKIGIDYLAKVRSTLGD